One region of Salvia miltiorrhiza cultivar Shanhuang (shh) chromosome 3, IMPLAD_Smil_shh, whole genome shotgun sequence genomic DNA includes:
- the LOC131014413 gene encoding probable pectinesterase/pectinesterase inhibitor 17: protein MELNILIPLFLSLSSFLFIATAVKIPSAAGIAWWCEQTPYPEPCKHFMTQNKGQLILPKNKSDFRKMAVKLALERAMTAEGNTKALGSKCRNHREKAAWSDCVKLYQETIEQLNKTVDPNTKCTDFDAQTWLSTALTNLETCRTGFAELGVTDFVLPLMSNNVSKLICNTLALAQTNDTTHETSAYYKGGFPTWVAPGDRRRLLQATAVRPNLVVAQDGSGHYRTIKAALDAAAGRSGSGRFVIHVKRGVYRENLEIGSKLKNIMLMGDGLRYTIITGSRSVGGGSTTFNSATVAVTGEGFIARGITFRNTAGPENHQAVALRSSADLSVFYRCGFEGYQDTLYVHSQRQFYKECYIYGTVDFIFGNAAAVLQNCMIYARRPMANQKIAVTAQGRTDPNQNTGISIHDSRVMAASDLVPVLGSFQTFLGRPWKEYSRTVFMQTYMGSLVNPAGWLEWDGNFALNTLYYGEYRNSGPGSATGRRVRWRGYRVITSAAEAGRFTVANFIAGRSWLPEAGVPFTAGL from the exons ATGGAGCTCAATATCCTAATCCCCTTattcctttctctctcctccttcCTCTTTATAGCCACCGCCGTCAAAATCCCCTCCGCCGCCGGCATCGCCTGGTGGTGCGAGCAAACCCCCTACCCGGAGCCATGCAAGCACTTCATGACCCAAAACAAAGGCCAATTAATCCTGCCCAAGAACAAATCCGACTTCCGAAAAATGGCCGTGAAACTGGCCCTTGAGCGCGCCATGACGGCGGAGGGCAACACCAAGGCCCTCGGCAGCAAGTGCCGCAACCACCGCGAGAAGGCGGCGTGGTCCGACTGCGTGAAGCTCTACCAGGAGACGATCGAGCAGCTCAACAAGACGGTCGACCCCAACACCAAGTGCACCGACTTCGACGCCCAGACGTGGCTGAGCACCGCCCTCACCAACCTCGAGACGTGCCGGACCGGCTTCGCGGAGCTCGGCGTCACCGACTTCGTGCTGCCGCTCATGTCCAACAACGTATCCAAACTCATATGCAACACGCTCGCCCTCGCCCAAACTAACGACACCACTCATGAGACTAGTGCTTACTACAAGGGCGGCTTTCCTACGTGGGTTGCGCCCGGGGACCGGAGGCGGCTGCTGCAGGCGACGGCCGTGAGGCCCAACCTCGTCGTGGCGCAGGACGGCTCCGGCCACTACCGGACGATCAAGGCAGCTCTCGACGCGGCCGCGGGGAGGAGCGGCAGTGGTAGGTTTGTTATCCACGTGAAGAGAGGGGTTTATAGAGAGAATTTGGAGATAGGTAGCAAGTTGAAGAATATAATGCTCATGGGCGATGGCCTTAGGTATACTATTATCACCGGCAGCAGGAGCGTCGGAGGAGGTTCCACCACCTTCAATTCCGCCACCGTCG CGGTGACCGGAGAGGGATTCATTGCCCGTGGCATAACCTTCCGCAATACGGCGGGGCCAGAGAACCACCAGGCGGTGGCCCTCCGGTCGAGCGCCGACCTCTCAGTTTTCTACCGGTGCGGCTTCGAGGGCTACCAAGACACCCTCTACGTGCACTCGCAGCGCCAGTTCTACAAGGAGTGCTACATCTACGGCACCGTCGACTTCATCTTCGGCAACGCCGCCGCCGTCCTCCAGAACTGCATGATCTACGCCCGCCGCCCCATGGCCAACCAGAAGATCGCCGTCACCGCCCAGGGCCGGACCGACCCCAACCAGAACACGGGGATCTCGATCCACGACTCCCGGGTCATGGCCGCCTCGGATCTCGTGCCGGTTCTCGGGTCGTTCCAGACCTTCCTGGGGCGGCCATGGAAGGAGTATTCGAGGACGGTTTTCATGCAGACGTACATGGGTTCTTTGGTGAACCCCGCGGGGTGGCTGGAATGGGATGGCAACTTCGCGCTCAACACCTTGTATTATGGAGAGTATAGGAATTCGGGTCCCGGTTCCGCTACGGGTCGGAGGGTCCGGTGGAGGGGATACCGGGTCATAACCAGCGCCGCCGAGGCAGGGAGGTTTACGGTGGCCAATTTTATTGCTGGCCGGTCGTGGCTGCCCGAGGCCGGCGTGCCCTTCACCGCCGGCCTTTga